A segment of the Salmo trutta unplaced genomic scaffold, fSalTru1.1, whole genome shotgun sequence genome:
TGAACTAAGCTCCTGAGGcctttataaattatattcttcaataataAATAGCTACATATTGTTAATTTAAAAGTCCAATAACCGATGGATCAATCCCAGATTTCCCCTTTATTAAAGCCAAAATCTCATTAGTAATGTCAACAAATGAAATACTTTATTATTTGACCCGTTTAACTAAGACCAAGTCATGTATATCAAGGTGTACAGTGTACTGCCCAAAATATATAATGTTTATTATTTACTTTATTCATTGGGTGATGTAGTATTCAGTTGGATCTTGTCTTCGGACTGTGGTTTCTGGCCTACTACCTTCCACCACAATTAGGACAGAATTACAAGTTCATGTccataaaaatgtaattaaactaatATTTAAAAACATTGGTATTTATTGAATTCTGTgtccaatccccccccccccaaaaaaaaatctccaGCTTCCAAATATGATGAAAGCCTGGTATGAAGAGTACATCCCATTGCACACAAATGGAAGAGATTTGGTACCAGGACTGACGGTACTGCAAACCATTAAGTTATTTTCTAACAGGATGTGGTTTTATATGATCAGTTATGTTTTCCTGCCCAACCCTTcaccgggagcaaactacctgccctccaggacacctacagcacccgatgtcacagaaaggtaAAAAtaatcatcaaggacagcaaccacccgagccactgcctgttcaccccgctatcatccagaaggcgaggtcagtacaggtgcatcaaagctgggaccgagagactgaaaaacatctaactcaaggccatcagactgttaaacagccatcactaactcagaggggctgctgcctacatacagactcaaatcactggccacaataatggtatcactagtcactttaaataatgccactttaaaatTGTTTAGATATCCtaaattactcatctcatatgtatatactgtattttataccatctactgcatcttgcctatgtcgaATGGCCAGTTCCACAGAGGGGCTGGTTCAATTGTAGTTCCTCAGAGTTGCCACCAGATGTAGCTAGTGTGTTTTTTGTGATTCTTTGAAATGAATCCACATTCATGTTGAGTTGATATGCAACAAGACCTGTTCCTTCAATCCCAGTGACAATGAAATGCACAACTTTCTAAAGATGATTCTAGATAAAGCACTCATTTCATCTCATTTTGTTTTCCAGATCAGTGGCTACATCATTCTTGGTGTCTCCATCTACCTCAAAGTGAGCAGAAATGGAAACGTGGTAAGGAAATGTCCAGTACAACATTACATAAAAGCCCTCTTTGCACAGTAAAAATAACACATGCATACCCATCACCTTGATACAAATGGATCCAATCATCAAGACCTAAAATGGTTACAGAACACCTGCAGCATATCTTAGTAAATATAAATATTTAGATgttgtaatatctacatgtaacTGTCTGTCCCCCTACCTCAGATAATGGATGAGGAAGTGCCGTTTGACCTGCTGATAGCTGCTGGTGTCATCATCATGGTACTGGGCTTCCTGGGCTGCTGTGGAGCCATTAAGGAAAACCGATGCATGCTCATTCTGGTGAGGGAAAACACACTTCCTTACAACGGCCAAccctcacatttacatttaaactGATACATTATTGTACACTGCATAGGATAATGCTGTCCCAATAGCCAACCGCTGAAGCACCAAACACATTCAGTAGAGGCGGGAGGCAGCCACAGTCAGCCGCAGGTTAGCAGTCAGCCGCAGGTTAGCAGTCAGCCGCAGGTTAGCAGTCAGCCGCAGGTTAGCAGTCAGCCGCAGGTTAGCAGTCAGCCGCAGGTTAGCAGTCAGCTGCTTCCCAAATTGCACCTCATTACctttatagtgctctacttttgaccaggtccatagggctctggtcaaaagtagtgcactatctacagtgcattgagaaagtattcagaccccttgactttttccatattttgttacgttacagccatattttaaaaaaatattaaatagtttttaccctcaatctacacactttcgcataatgaaaaagcaaaaactggtttcgAGATTTTTGCTagattattaaaaataaaaaactgatatgACAAgaatcctttactcagtactttgttggaaCGCcatcggcagcgattacagccttgagtcttcttgggtatgacgctgcaagcttggcacacctgtttttggggagtttctcccattcttctctgcagatcctctcaagctctgtcaggttggatggggagcgtcgctgcacagctattttcagatctctccagagaagttCAAGTCCGGaaactggctgggccactcaaggacattcagaaacttgtcacgaagccattcctgtgttgtcttggctgtgtgcttagggttgttgtcctgttggaaggtgaatcttcacacGAGTCTgaggagcagattttcatcaaggatctctctgtactttgctctgttcatctttgcctcgatcctgactagtctcccagtccctgccgctgaaaaacatcccaccaccatgcttcaccgtagggatggtaccaggttttctccagacgtggagcttggcattcgggccaaagagttcaatcttggtttcatcagaccagagaatcttgtttctcatggtctgagagtcttcaggtgccaagactccaagccggctgtcatgtgccttgtaCTGAGGGTTGgtctccgtctggccactctaccataaaggcctgattggtggagtgctgcggagatggttgtccttctggaaggttctcccatctccacagaggaactctggagctctgtcagagtgaccatcgggttcttggtcacctccctgaccaaggcccttctcccccgattgctcagtttggccaggcagccagctctaggaagagtctttgtagttcaaaacttcttccgtttaagaatgatagaggccactgtgctctttgggaccttcaatgttgcagaattgttttggtaccctccccagatctgtgcctagacacaatcttgtctctgaggtttacggacaattcctttggcctgatggcttggattttgctctgacatgcatcgtcaactatgggacctttatatggacaggtgtgtgcctttccaaatcatgtccaatcaattgaattagaccaggtggactacaatcaagttgtaaaaacatctcaaggatgatcaatggaaacagaatgcacctgagctcaatttcgaatttaatagcaaagggtctgaatacttatgtatttctaggtttttttttcatacattttgatgcatctaaacctgtttttgcattgtcaatatgggatattgtgtgtagactgatgaggggaaaacaattgaatcaattttagaataagcctgtaacgttaaaaaaaaatgtagaaaaagtcaaggggtctgagtattttccgaatgcactgtaattgctCCCAGTGGACATATAATATGAAAACATCATAGACTACGGAGAGTTTTGTTCACAGTAACTGGACAAAGATCCTATATAAAGAGAAAAGGAAAATGTCCACTAATAAACCCCCCTAATACTGCTTCCAAATATGTTTTATAGACATATTGGAACCATGTTACAGATCTCATTCACACTTTTCCAGAAGTTGCATTGTATGCACGCCATGGACGTTCTCACCATTAAACCAGGATTGTGAATCATTCTAATAGGTTTTAATCAAATTCTACAAAAAACAAGCAATCTGtttgttttttcaacaacaataaatacatgtaaaatgtagCCTAATGATATCATAAAATCTCAGCATAAATAAAGACATGACACATTGCTGTTGAACCAACCTTTGTTACCTAGGCCTAGGGTAAGGGTTTTtggataaaaaagaaagaaatatatatatatatatatatatatatatatataaaaataaacaattgTTTTCAAGAAAAATAACTTCTAAATACGAGGCTCACCAGTATTCACCAAGATGTTCAACTATCGTTTCATGATGGGCAAtgacacgtgtagtctacatcATGGAGGGAGTTTTACACACGTCTTAAACAGGAGCTGCAGTGCTAAAATAATGTAGACCTGCCTACAACACATAGATACACAGGGAATGTCACTGTTCTGCTCCTATCAAACTTGATCTTTTAATAAAGCTTCAGTGATTAAGATGAATTTCCAAGCAGTCTCACAAGCCAAACACTTTATTGACAGTCTTGACTAGCCTTCTTAATTACATTGGGCAGGGAAAAAGAAGAGGAAGGGAAGATATGCTTGATTTTATATAAAATAAGTATTAAACAACATTGTTTACAATATACAAGCCATATCTTATAGGTTGAATATAAAACCCATTTCATTGTCTCTTACTTGCAGGCCATTGAAATGCTTCTGGCGTTGGTAATGACCTGTAGAATCCAAAAGGCCTCCTCTGCTGAGGTGACCATGGCTCTTACTTATAGAAACGCAACCAACATGGAAATGGCAACTACTCCTCAAGCTCCTCCCATGCTGCCTGCCACACAAGCTCCTCCCATGCTGCCTGCCACACAAGCTCCTCCCATGCTGCCTGCCACACAAGCTCCTCCCATGCTGTCTTCAACACAAGCTCCTCCCATGCTGCCTGCCACACAAGCTCCTCCCATGCTGCCTGCCACACAAGCTCATCTTCACGCCAGCGCTTATTACCCGCCACCACCTCCGTACCAGTACGATGGGAAAAACTAGAGGGACGTGACTGACC
Coding sequences within it:
- the LOC115189729 gene encoding 23 kDa integral membrane protein isoform X4, whose protein sequence is MISGYIILGVSIYLKVSRNGNVIMDEEVPFDLLIAAGVIIMVLGFLGCCGAIKENRCMLILAIEMLLALVMTCRIQKASSAEVTMALTYRNATNMEMATTPQAPPMLPATQAPPMLPATQAPPMLPATQAPPMLSSTQAPPMLPATQAPPMLPATQAHLHASAYYPPPPPYQYDGKN
- the LOC115189729 gene encoding disintegrin and metalloproteinase domain-containing protein 29 isoform X1 → MLPNMMKAWYEEYIPLHTNGRDLVPGLTISGYIILGVSIYLKVSRNGNVIMDEEVPFDLLIAAGVIIMVLGFLGCCGAIKENRCMLILAIEMLLALVMTCRIQKASSAEVTMALTYRNATNMEMATTPQAPPMLPATQAPPMLPATQAPPMLPATQAPPMLSSTQAPPMLPATQAPPMLPATQAHLHASAYYPPPPPYQYDGKN
- the LOC115189729 gene encoding disintegrin and metalloproteinase domain-containing protein 29 isoform X2, encoding MMKAWYEEYIPLHTNGRDLVPGLTISGYIILGVSIYLKVSRNGNVIMDEEVPFDLLIAAGVIIMVLGFLGCCGAIKENRCMLILAIEMLLALVMTCRIQKASSAEVTMALTYRNATNMEMATTPQAPPMLPATQAPPMLPATQAPPMLPATQAPPMLSSTQAPPMLPATQAPPMLPATQAHLHASAYYPPPPPYQYDGKN
- the LOC115189729 gene encoding disintegrin and metalloproteinase domain-containing protein 29 isoform X3 → MHNFLKMILDKALISSHFVFQISGYIILGVSIYLKVSRNGNIMDEEVPFDLLIAAGVIIMVLGFLGCCGAIKENRCMLILAIEMLLALVMTCRIQKASSAEVTMALTYRNATNMEMATTPQAPPMLPATQAPPMLPATQAPPMLPATQAPPMLSSTQAPPMLPATQAPPMLPATQAHLHASAYYPPPPPYQYDGKN